One window of the Gimesia chilikensis genome contains the following:
- a CDS encoding CBS domain-containing protein, with the protein MTAGRICTREVDLVDQNESVQVAAERMNSRNVGTLIVLDEESHPIGMLTDRDLALRVVGKGRDAIETTIADIMTRFPCSISEETSIEAALTKMRSGGFRRLPVVDQEGKLIGVLTLDDILELLCEEFTEIGKLIQKESPASLAQL; encoded by the coding sequence ATGACTGCAGGTCGAATTTGCACTAGAGAAGTCGATTTGGTTGATCAAAACGAATCCGTTCAAGTCGCCGCCGAACGCATGAATTCCCGTAACGTGGGCACACTCATCGTCCTTGATGAAGAATCCCACCCCATCGGCATGCTCACCGATCGGGACCTGGCACTCCGCGTGGTCGGGAAAGGACGCGACGCTATCGAAACAACGATCGCGGACATTATGACTCGATTCCCCTGTAGCATCTCTGAGGAGACGTCCATCGAAGCCGCCCTCACGAAAATGCGATCCGGCGGCTTCCGACGACTGCCGGTCGTCGATCAGGAGGGCAAGCTGATCGGTGTTCTGACGCTCGACGACATCCTCGAACTGCTCTGTGAGGAATTCACCGAGATCGGAAAGCTCATCCAGAAAGA
- a CDS encoding Hsp20/alpha crystallin family protein: MATTMTKEKNQPMQAAQPEVKTRLLSQRPGAFSSFLGRAPFWSLRDEMDQLLSRFSDDWSSGWMTQGFEASLDLSETDDKIEVHLDVPGIKPEEITVEVSGNQLRITGERKEDREEKGKTYHRVERHSGSFSRTVTLPCEVKEPAIEACCDNGVLTISLPKAESVKAHKVTVKPKAK; this comes from the coding sequence ATGGCGACAACCATGACAAAAGAGAAAAACCAGCCGATGCAAGCTGCTCAGCCTGAGGTCAAAACGCGGCTACTGTCACAACGTCCGGGTGCTTTCAGTTCGTTTCTGGGGCGTGCCCCCTTCTGGTCGTTGCGGGATGAGATGGATCAGCTGCTGTCACGTTTTTCTGATGACTGGAGCAGTGGCTGGATGACTCAGGGGTTTGAAGCTTCACTTGACCTGTCCGAGACGGATGACAAAATCGAAGTTCATCTGGATGTTCCTGGAATCAAGCCTGAAGAGATTACTGTTGAGGTCAGTGGCAACCAGTTACGGATTACCGGGGAGCGGAAAGAAGACCGGGAAGAAAAAGGCAAAACGTATCATCGCGTGGAACGCCATTCAGGTAGTTTTTCACGGACAGTGACGTTGCCTTGTGAAGTGAAGGAACCTGCGATTGAGGCCTGTTGTGACAACGGCGTGCTGACGATTTCACTTCCGAAAGCAGAGAGCGTCAAAGCACACAAGGTGACTGTGAAGCCGAAAGCCAAATAA